Proteins from a genomic interval of Danio rerio strain Tuebingen ecotype United States chromosome 4, GRCz12tu, whole genome shotgun sequence:
- the cerk gene encoding ceramide kinase isoform X2, with protein MEKQSTLLCSELSVQRRLYEVTLNCAILAWKDVQNAKKHTGRAIYGAVKAGSHCVPVCEIIAVQEKEDDSPCKDTGKWQKVPQSPTDSCQHAFTVYYVERTRQHCWRCSNVTFQCSEHSLCLLWIQTIKEQLALLTNRPVEKQPIQCWRCSGPHPPGNCPMYLTPPSQQSSTQHHPNHGKSFHAAKSGGRPTNIIVAASETPQSTKEVPNVFLPSTTMSSLAIPQQLVVPISIGSWFGKAILDTGASYTLIHESLMQNFDTSAQLQNWSSGPLYLANGKAEIPLGWLNITIQIHGKSFVVPAVVLPSQALAYAIILGLDFIFFSGLKIHVSEHKYSFTSDPTEEHPFQPGYASEPLVKMTPMTEKKTLRKNKLNLTLLSAVPPPQTSLGMLQTDHVDDATQIWNAVSEAQLPKEEKQQLLQILQNNPRVCTQRTGKTKLLQHRIYTTSQVPIKQKPYRLSPVKQQVMEEQLEQMLRDGIVEPSHSSWASPVVLVPKKNGKLRFCVDYRKVNAITENDAYPLPNITEILESLSGSTIFFYHRFKQWVLASDDGS; from the exons GTAGTCATTGTGTCCCAGTGTGTGAGATTATAGCTGTTCAGGAAAAGGAAGATGACTCCCCATGTAAAGACACTGGGAAATGGCAGAAAGTTCCCCAGAGCCCGACAGACTCCTGCCAGCACGCTTTCACAG TGTACTATGTGGAGAGGACGAGACAGCACTGCTGGCGGTGCAGCAACGTGACTTTCCAATGCTCCGAACATTCCCTATGCCTGCTCTGGATACAAACCATTAAGGAACAGCTAGCATTATTGA CCAATCGACCtgttgagaaacagcctattCAGTGTTGGAGGTGCAGTGGTCCACATCCACCAGGAAATTGCCCAATGTATTTAACTCCACCTTCCCAGCAATCTTCCACGCAACATCACCCAAACCATGGAAAGAGTTTTCATGCTGCAAAGTCAGGAGGTCGACCTACGAACATCATTGTAGCAGCCTCAGAAACACCCCAATCAACAAAAGAAGTTCCAAATGTTTTCCTTCCATCTACAACTATGTCATCTCTGGCCATTCCACAACAATTAGTTGTCCCAATTAGTATTGGATCATGGTTTGGAAAAGCCATACTGGACACTGGAGCAAGCTACACGCTAATACATGAAAGTCTAATGCAGAATTTTGATACCTCTGCCCAGCTACAAAACTGGTCGAGTGGACCTCTTTACTTGGCTAATGGAAAAGCGGAGATACCCTTAGGATGGTTAAACATCACTATTCAAATACATGGTAAATCCTTTGTAGTACCTGCTGTTGTCCTCCCATCTCAAGCTCTTGCATATGCCATCATCTTGGGTTTGGACTTCATATTCTTTAGTGGTCTGAAAATTCATGTTAGTGAACACAAGTATTCTTTTACGTCTGATCCTACTGAAGAACACCCATTTCAACCTGGATATGCAAGTGAACCTCTAGTTAAAATGACACCCATGACAGAAAAAAAGACGCTCAGAAAGAACAAACTCAATCTCACCTTGTTAAGTGCTGTCCCTCCACCTCAAACCTCATTGGGTATGCTACAAACTGATCATGTCGATGATGCAACACAGATCTGGAATGCTGTAAGTGAAGCACAGCTTCCCAAAGAAGAAAAGCAACAGTTACTACAGATCCTGCAGAATAACCCCAGGGTATGTACTCAAAGAACTGGGAAAACCAAGTTACTTCAACACCGTATCTACACCACCAGTCAGGTACCTATCAAACAAAAGCCATATCGTTTGTCTCCTGTAAAACAACAGGTGATGGAGGAGCAATTGGAACAAATGTTGAGAGACGGTATTGTAGAACCATCACATTCTTCTTGGGCTTCACCGGTGGTGTTGGTTCCTAAGAAAAATGGCAAGTTAAGATTCTGTGTGGACTACCGCAAAGTAAATGCAATAACGGAAAATGATGCTTACCCTCTTCCAAACATCACAGAGATACTAGAATCTCTCTCtggatcaacaatttttttcTACCATCGATTTAAACAGTGGGTATTGGCAAGTGATGATGGATCCTGA